In Mangifera indica cultivar Alphonso chromosome 1, CATAS_Mindica_2.1, whole genome shotgun sequence, a single genomic region encodes these proteins:
- the LOC123229024 gene encoding uncharacterized protein LOC123229024 isoform X2 yields the protein MSEMESMFMQIFERKKRIIEQVKQRTLLFDQHLASKCLLQGIAPPTWLFSSSSYNDFNMEELISGLLIPRVPLGIPFLGSYNKPIVTASKGDLPAGFYPEVQPSNRGVEAAGYALSVSLQSPLNEAGGASSCVQKQDSSAPATTPQHQRDTRISNVFPDPAQSLEKIQRSKSDLPDSVYAEVHSSNKAVDGAPDLLSASLQFPVINAEGASSSAQEQNSSRLAASPQDQRDARISDVYPEPAQSLEKIQKSKSDLPGGASSCVQKPDSSSAAASPQAQRDARISNVSPKPAQSLENFQRFTSKLPDRFYAEVEPSNNAVDAAQDRLSVSPLPVIDAAGVSSCVQKPNSGSAAASPQDQIDARISNFSSKPAQSLENFQRFTSELPGSFYAEVEPLNNAVDAAQDRLSVSPPLPVTDAGAASSCVHKPDSSSAASLQSQRDGRMLEISPWAAKSLAKIQRSKSRQRALELRHSAKSVKSHSHDENKTENKTSEGSKTENKSGVFGSGITGFEIAPVHNGNACGLELFESFDINYENCELDEPKVCDLHSKEKELSKEKLISGLLFSSPQPANSYSSDDNVPNYKPAIISENEELPAGLFSEVQASSNKSLSVAGQSVSHQFLVGDAGCASNVVLELDSSVTSPRYRRKTRKSDIERGPLQSLASIQRSNSRQRALEIRDSANVGKSFCAEKNVSVYSSEVTGSQIAVVQGDQIYKSEIVKPDDFDNESSKVDEAQLSCSQGMEKSSKIYSGRLTRSRSSGQPQSFFIKEFLHIGRPTYFERSSRRKYDIGSAKSSQQQIEENAPLSGKIGDLLTNTMSASLSLRVDETAKSNVNRSPVNDPVETCLTGGSKSSPVGISSVQLEHLDFVKPVESRHERSVVEEPKIGGLQGKEKGGNAYSGRITRSQCSSQQVSSNRGSVNVNINDQTASSSKSREQIGKKSIQSKESSKSGDEGSLPQSKRRKVNNRLNDSLSASLSLRVGGDVQSSVSYSPVVELNQDGGCQMLGGSHSSPKLQISVRQLCLDEKNRSANSPLTFVQEELEVPFISSLADQTTGDPKRCSNAEAGGTDPSSVPNSSKQCTMGENKVLLQSELRLEKKKRSAHTPFTFVLEELEAPIISSLANQATRDSEGCSNAEAGVSVPFSVPDSSIQCTLEENKVLPSLDDKFQVGNMENLTCTERDKQERKSHLEENGDFMYCSGEFKTRKPMESIGADQAIPEFEGFTVETDYEQSCIGENISFEELNLPKSTIERASLLERLCKSASMDTPLSQFSTTYKFQRAPNLYQSVPNGLLECDLRSSFFEMGDMGKQLKASSFDEDVNSALEGKSYSDCLPFSSSQSTWDIRKPFTSPVGKLWDRTTSKSGSSEKQGSLNAELPCIIEENENAHEVADVFQEGISSEVLSSPVKREPLADITEDPNLPACVSKCEIFAARDSIESIKTNYSLTGTCNRVKQKLEHHNSSKKQLSNKMKVSNGTEPGENGIYKLRKSVRNRFSKPKLSGKPSLRKGGSSIAEKETKPNNIVSNLNSFIPLVQRKQPAAIITGKRDVKVKALEAAEAAKRLAQEKENERKMKKEALKVERARVEQENLKQLEQQKKKKEEERKKKEAEIAARKRLREEEERKEKERKRKRVIDSLKHQRENEEKIRIKKENEVKGRAMNERANEVKVSKDETGKDNRKEKETVNENLEKLQKPGKGSVAREVCKTSAGSGNNTKGISNILKPLENHNFDTHQYQEESYDISPYKGSDDEDEEDDEIPNTKFIPSWASKNRVAEAIASQQTLDAETIFPRQSFCRIVEVLQPRRKQLYPS from the exons ATGTCGGAGATGGAGAGTATGTTTATGCAGATCTTCGAGAGGAAGAAACGGATCATTGAGCAGGTCAAGCAACGGACACTTCTCTTCGATCAACACCTCGCTTCCAAATGTCTCCTTCAAGGAATCGCTCCTCCGACGTGGCTCTTTTCTTCATCATCCTACAACG ACTTCAATATGGAGGAACTCATTTCAGGACTCTTAATCCCTCGTGTACCACTGGGAATTCCTTTTTTGGGCAGTTACAACAAGCCCATTGTTACAGCTAGTAAGGGAGATTTGCCTGCTGGTTTCTATCCAGAAGTTCAACCTTCAAACAGGGGTGTTGAGGCAGCAGGATATGCATTATCTGTTTCCCTACAATCCCCTCTAAATGAAGCTGGAGGAGCCTCAAGTTGTGTTCAAAAGCAGGATTCTAGTGCTCCTGCCACAACTCCACAGCATCAGAGAGATACAAGAATCTCTAATGTTTTTCCCGATCCAGCTCAGTCATTAGAAAAGATTCAAAGATCTAAATCAGATTTACCTGACAGTGTCTATGCAGAAGTTCACTCTTCAAACAAAGCTGTTGATGGAGCACCAGATCTGTTGTCTGCTTCGCTGCAGTTTCCTGTTATCAATGCTGAAGGAGCCTCAAGTAGTGCACAGGAACAGAATTCTAGTCGTCTTGCTGCATCTCCACAGGATCAGAGAGATGCAAGAATCTCAGATGTTTATCCCGAGCCAGCACAGTCAttagaaaaaattcaaaaatctaaatcaGATTTACCTG GGGGTGCCTCAAGTTGTGTTCAGAAGCCAGATTCTAGTTCTGCTGCTGCATCTCCACAGGCTCAGAGAGATGCAAGAATCTCAAACGTTTCTCCCAAGCCAGCTCAgtcattagaaaattttcaaagatttacATCAAAATTACCTGATAGATTTTATGCTGAAGTTGAACCTTCAAACAATGCTGTTGATGCAGCACAAGATCGATTGTCTGTTTCACCGCTTCCTGTTATTGATGCTGCAGGTGTCTCAAGTTGTGTTCAAAAGCCAAATTCTGGTTCTGCTGCAGCATCTCCACAGGATCAGATAGACGCAAGAATCTCAAACTTTTCTTCCAAGCCAGCTCAgtcattagaaaattttcaaagatttacATCAGAATTACCTGGTAGTTTTTATGCTGAAGTTGAACCTTTAAATAATGCTGTTGATGCAGCACAAGATCGGTTGTCTGTTTCACCACCGCTTCCTGTTACTGATGCTGGGGCTGCCTCAAGTTGTGTTCACAAGCCAGATTCTAGTTCTGCTGCATCTCTGCAGAGTCAGAGAGATGGTcgaatgttagaaatttctcCCTGGGCAGCTAAGTCATTGGCAAAGATTCAAAGATCTAAGTCAAGGCAAAGGGCTCTTGAGCTTCGTCATAGTGCAAAATCAGTTAAAAGTCATTCACATGATGagaataaaactgaaaataagaCAAGTGAGGGGAGTAAGACAGAAAATAAGAGTGGAGTGTTTGGTAGTGGAATTACAGGTTTTGAGATTGCTCCTGTACATAATGGCAATGCTTGTGGGTTGGAAttatttgaatcttttgatattaattatgaaaactgTGAGCTGGATGAACCAAAAGTTTGCGATTTACACAGCAAGGAAAAAG AGTTAAGTAAGGAGAAGCTCATCTCAGGACTCCTATTCTCAAGTCCACAACCTGCAAACTCCTATTCTAGTGATGACAATGTTCCCAACTATAAACCGGCTATTATATCTGAAAATGAGGAGTTACCTGCTGGTTTATTCTCTGAAGTTCAAGCTTCAAGCAACAAAAGTCTTTCAGTAGCTGGACAGTCTGTTTCGCATCAATTTCTTGTCGGTGATGCTGGATGTGCATCAAACGTTGTTCTCGAACTGGATTCTAGTGTTACATCTCCCCGATATCGGAGAAAGACAAGAAAATCAGACATTGAGCGGGGACCACTGCAGTCACTGGCAAGCATTCAAAGATCAAATTCAAGGCAACGGGCTTTAGAGATTCGCGATAGTGCAAATGTGGGTAAAAGTTTCTGTGCTGAGAAGAATGTTAGTGTATATTCTAGTGAAGTTACCGGCTCTCAAATTGCTGTGGTACAGGGTGACCAAATTTATAAGTCAGAAATAGTAAAACCTgatgattttgataatgaaagTTCTAAGGTGGATGAAGCCCAACTCTCTTGTTCCCAGGGCATGGAAAAGAGTAGCAAAATATATTCTGGTAGGTTAACCAGATCCCGTAGTTCTGGCCAACCACAAAGCTTTTTTATAAAGGAGTTCTTGCATATAGGTAGACCCACTTATTTCGAGAGATCTAGTAGGAGAAAATATGATATAGGAAGTGCCAAATCAAGTCAACAGCAGATTGAAGAGAATGCCCCTCTGTCAGGCAAAATTGGAGATCTACTAACCAACACCATGTCTGCTTCATTAAGCTTGAGG GTAGATGAAACTGCAAAATCAAATGTCAATCGAAGTCCAGTTAATGATCCTGTTGAAACTTGCCTGACTGGAGGATCTAAATCATCTCCTGTTGGGATTTCTTCAGTACAACTTGAACATTTGGACTTTGTTAAACCAGTTGAGAGCCGTCATGAAAGATCTGTGGTGGAAGAACCAAAAATAGGTGGTTTACAGGGCAAGGAGAAAGGCGGTAATGCTTATTCTGGTAGAATTACAAGATCTCAATGTTCTAGCCAGCAAGTCAGTTCTAACAGGGGCTCAGTGAATGTGAATATCAATGACCAGACTGCTAGTTCTTCAAAATCAAGAGAGCAGATCGGAAAGAAATCTATACAGTCAAAAGAAAGTTCTAAATCTGGAGATGAGGGTTCATTGCCTCAGTCTAAGCGAAGAAAGGTTAATAATCGACTAAATGACTCTCTGTCTGCTTCACTGAGCTTGAGG GTGGGCGGTGATGTACAATCAAGTGTCAGTTATAGCCCAGTTGTTGAATTGAATCAGGATGGAGGTTGCCAGATGCTAGGGGGTTCTCATTCTTCACCTAAGCTTCAAATTTCTGTG CGTCAGCTTTGCTTGGATGAGAAGAACAGAAGCGCAAATAGCCCTTTGACTTTTGTACAGGAAGAGTTAGAAGTGCCCTTTATTTCAAGTTTGGCTGATCAGACTACTGGAGATCCTAAAAGATGTTCAAATGCAGAAGCAGGAGGGACAGATCCAAGCAGTGTACCAAATTCAAGCAAACAGTGCACTATGGGAGAGAATAAAGTCTTGCTGCAG AGTGAGCTTCGcttggagaaaaagaaaagaagtgcACACACCCCTTTCACCTTTGTATTGGAAGAACTAGAAGCGCCCATTATCTCAAGTTTGGCCAATCAAGCTACTAGAGATTCTGAAGGATGTTCAAATGCGGAAGCAGGAGTGTCAGTTCCATTTAGTGTTCCTGATTCAAGTATACAGTGCACCCTGGAAGAGAATAAAGTCTTGCCATCTCTTGATGATAAATTCCAAGTGGGAAATATGGAAAACTTAACTTGTACTGAAAGAGACAAGCAGGAAAGGAAATCTCATCTGGAAGAAAATGGtgattttatgtattgttcaggtgaatttaaaactagaaagcCCATGGAGTCTATCGGTGCTGACCAAGCCATTCCTGAGTTTGAGGGATTCACTGTGGAAACAGATTATGAACAATCATGCATAGGAGAGAACATTAGCTTTGAGGAATTGAACCTACCAAAATCTACAATAGAACGTGCTAGTTTGCTTGAGCGGCTATGCAAATCTGCTTCCATGGATACCCCACTATCCCAATTCTCTACCACATATAAATTTCAGAGAGCACCGAATTTATATCAGTCAGTTCCAAATGGGCTGCTAGAGTGTGACCTGAGAAGCAGCTTTTTTGAGATGGGTGATATGGGCAAGCAACTTAAGGCCAGCAGCTTCGATGAGGATGTCAATAGTGCTTTGGAAGGAAAATCCTACTCTGATTGCTTACCATTTTCTAGTTCTCAATCTACTTGGGATATCAGGAAACCTTTTACATCTCCAGTTGGGAAACTATGGGATAGAACCACATCAAAATCTGGAAGTTCAGAGAAGCAAGGCAGCTTAAATGCAGAGCTTCCCTGCattattgaagaaaatgagaacGCACATGAGGTTGCCGATGTATTTCAAGAAGGCATAAGTTCAGAAGTGCTATCCTCTCCAGTCAAACGAGAACCGCTTGCTGACATCACAGAAGATCCTAACCTTCCAGCATGTGTTTCTAAATGTGAGATATTTGCTGCTAGAGATAGTATAGAatctataaaaacaaattacagCTTGACTGGGACTTGCAATAGGGTCAAACAAAAGCTTGAACACCATAACAGCAGCAAGAAACAACTTTCAAACAAGATGAAAGTGAGCAATGGTACAGAACCCGGAGAAAATGGGATCTACAAGTTGAGGAAATCAGTTCGAAATAGGTTCAGTAAGCCAAAATTATCTGGAAAACCCAGTTTGAGAAAAGGAGGCTCAAGTATAGCAGAAAAGGAAACGAAGCCTAATAATATTGTATCCAATCTCAATTCCTTTATTCCTCTtgttcaacgaaaacaaccagcCGCGATCATCACAG GAAAGAGGGATGTTAAAGTGAAGGCCCTAGAGGCTGCTGAGGCTGCAAAGCGTCTTGCacaagagaaagagaatgaaCGTAAGATGAAGAAGGAAGCTTTGAAAGTTGAACGAGCAAGAGTGGAGCAAGAAAATCTGAAGCAATTGGAACagcagaagaaaaagaaagaagaggagcgaaagaagaaagaagctgAGATTGCTGCCAGAAAAAGActgagagaagaagaagaaagaaaggagaaggaGCGAAAAAGAAAACGTGTCATTGATTCTTTGAAGCATCAGCGAGAGAATGAGGAAAAGATTCGCATTAAGAAAGAGAATGAAGTGAAAGGCCGGGCCATG AATGAGCGAGCAAACGAAGTGAAGGTTTCCAAGGATGAAACAGGAAAGGACAacagaaaggaaaaagaaacggTAAATGAAAATCTTGAGAAATTGCAAAAGCCTGGGAAAGGTAGCGTTGCCCGTGAAGTTTGTAAGACTTCGGCTGGTAGCGGTAATAATACAAAG GGAATTAGCAATATACTGAAACCATTAGAAAATCACAACTTTGATACCCACCAATACCAGGAAGAGTCTTATGATATTTCTCCATATAAAGGTTCagatgatgaagacgaagaagatgatgagataCCTAATACTAAATTTATTCCTTCATGGGCCAG TAAAAATCGCGTGGCAGAGGCCATTGCTTCCCAGCAAACACTGGACGCAGAAACGATTTTTCCCCGGCAGAGTTTTTGCAGAATAGTTGAAG TACTCCAGCCCCGTAGAAAACAGCTATATCCAAGTTAA
- the LOC123229024 gene encoding uncharacterized protein LOC123229024 isoform X1, which yields MSEMESMFMQIFERKKRIIEQVKQRTLLFDQHLASKCLLQGIAPPTWLFSSSSYNDFNMEELISGLLIPRVPLGIPFLGSYNKPIVTASKGDLPAGFYPEVQPSNRGVEAAGYALSVSLQSPLNEAGGASSCVQKQDSSAPATTPQHQRDTRISNVFPDPAQSLEKIQRSKSDLPDSVYAEVHSSNKAVDGAPDLLSASLQFPVINAEGASSSAQEQNSSRLAASPQDQRDARISDVYPEPAQSLEKIQKSKSDLPGNFSSEVHPINKAVTVARDRLSVSPQFPVTNIGGASSCVQKPDSSSAAASPQAQRDARISNVSPKPAQSLENFQRFTSKLPDRFYAEVEPSNNAVDAAQDRLSVSPLPVIDAAGVSSCVQKPNSGSAAASPQDQIDARISNFSSKPAQSLENFQRFTSELPGSFYAEVEPLNNAVDAAQDRLSVSPPLPVTDAGAASSCVHKPDSSSAASLQSQRDGRMLEISPWAAKSLAKIQRSKSRQRALELRHSAKSVKSHSHDENKTENKTSEGSKTENKSGVFGSGITGFEIAPVHNGNACGLELFESFDINYENCELDEPKVCDLHSKEKELSKEKLISGLLFSSPQPANSYSSDDNVPNYKPAIISENEELPAGLFSEVQASSNKSLSVAGQSVSHQFLVGDAGCASNVVLELDSSVTSPRYRRKTRKSDIERGPLQSLASIQRSNSRQRALEIRDSANVGKSFCAEKNVSVYSSEVTGSQIAVVQGDQIYKSEIVKPDDFDNESSKVDEAQLSCSQGMEKSSKIYSGRLTRSRSSGQPQSFFIKEFLHIGRPTYFERSSRRKYDIGSAKSSQQQIEENAPLSGKIGDLLTNTMSASLSLRVDETAKSNVNRSPVNDPVETCLTGGSKSSPVGISSVQLEHLDFVKPVESRHERSVVEEPKIGGLQGKEKGGNAYSGRITRSQCSSQQVSSNRGSVNVNINDQTASSSKSREQIGKKSIQSKESSKSGDEGSLPQSKRRKVNNRLNDSLSASLSLRVGGDVQSSVSYSPVVELNQDGGCQMLGGSHSSPKLQISVRQLCLDEKNRSANSPLTFVQEELEVPFISSLADQTTGDPKRCSNAEAGGTDPSSVPNSSKQCTMGENKVLLQSELRLEKKKRSAHTPFTFVLEELEAPIISSLANQATRDSEGCSNAEAGVSVPFSVPDSSIQCTLEENKVLPSLDDKFQVGNMENLTCTERDKQERKSHLEENGDFMYCSGEFKTRKPMESIGADQAIPEFEGFTVETDYEQSCIGENISFEELNLPKSTIERASLLERLCKSASMDTPLSQFSTTYKFQRAPNLYQSVPNGLLECDLRSSFFEMGDMGKQLKASSFDEDVNSALEGKSYSDCLPFSSSQSTWDIRKPFTSPVGKLWDRTTSKSGSSEKQGSLNAELPCIIEENENAHEVADVFQEGISSEVLSSPVKREPLADITEDPNLPACVSKCEIFAARDSIESIKTNYSLTGTCNRVKQKLEHHNSSKKQLSNKMKVSNGTEPGENGIYKLRKSVRNRFSKPKLSGKPSLRKGGSSIAEKETKPNNIVSNLNSFIPLVQRKQPAAIITGKRDVKVKALEAAEAAKRLAQEKENERKMKKEALKVERARVEQENLKQLEQQKKKKEEERKKKEAEIAARKRLREEEERKEKERKRKRVIDSLKHQRENEEKIRIKKENEVKGRAMNERANEVKVSKDETGKDNRKEKETVNENLEKLQKPGKGSVAREVCKTSAGSGNNTKGISNILKPLENHNFDTHQYQEESYDISPYKGSDDEDEEDDEIPNTKFIPSWASKNRVAEAIASQQTLDAETIFPRQSFCRIVEVLQPRRKQLYPS from the exons ATGTCGGAGATGGAGAGTATGTTTATGCAGATCTTCGAGAGGAAGAAACGGATCATTGAGCAGGTCAAGCAACGGACACTTCTCTTCGATCAACACCTCGCTTCCAAATGTCTCCTTCAAGGAATCGCTCCTCCGACGTGGCTCTTTTCTTCATCATCCTACAACG ACTTCAATATGGAGGAACTCATTTCAGGACTCTTAATCCCTCGTGTACCACTGGGAATTCCTTTTTTGGGCAGTTACAACAAGCCCATTGTTACAGCTAGTAAGGGAGATTTGCCTGCTGGTTTCTATCCAGAAGTTCAACCTTCAAACAGGGGTGTTGAGGCAGCAGGATATGCATTATCTGTTTCCCTACAATCCCCTCTAAATGAAGCTGGAGGAGCCTCAAGTTGTGTTCAAAAGCAGGATTCTAGTGCTCCTGCCACAACTCCACAGCATCAGAGAGATACAAGAATCTCTAATGTTTTTCCCGATCCAGCTCAGTCATTAGAAAAGATTCAAAGATCTAAATCAGATTTACCTGACAGTGTCTATGCAGAAGTTCACTCTTCAAACAAAGCTGTTGATGGAGCACCAGATCTGTTGTCTGCTTCGCTGCAGTTTCCTGTTATCAATGCTGAAGGAGCCTCAAGTAGTGCACAGGAACAGAATTCTAGTCGTCTTGCTGCATCTCCACAGGATCAGAGAGATGCAAGAATCTCAGATGTTTATCCCGAGCCAGCACAGTCAttagaaaaaattcaaaaatctaaatcaGATTTACCTGGTAATTTCTCCTCAGAAGTTCATCCTATAAACAAAGCTGTTACTGTAGCAAGAGATCGATTGTCTGTTTCACCACAGTTTCCTGTTACAAATATAGGGGGTGCCTCAAGTTGTGTTCAGAAGCCAGATTCTAGTTCTGCTGCTGCATCTCCACAGGCTCAGAGAGATGCAAGAATCTCAAACGTTTCTCCCAAGCCAGCTCAgtcattagaaaattttcaaagatttacATCAAAATTACCTGATAGATTTTATGCTGAAGTTGAACCTTCAAACAATGCTGTTGATGCAGCACAAGATCGATTGTCTGTTTCACCGCTTCCTGTTATTGATGCTGCAGGTGTCTCAAGTTGTGTTCAAAAGCCAAATTCTGGTTCTGCTGCAGCATCTCCACAGGATCAGATAGACGCAAGAATCTCAAACTTTTCTTCCAAGCCAGCTCAgtcattagaaaattttcaaagatttacATCAGAATTACCTGGTAGTTTTTATGCTGAAGTTGAACCTTTAAATAATGCTGTTGATGCAGCACAAGATCGGTTGTCTGTTTCACCACCGCTTCCTGTTACTGATGCTGGGGCTGCCTCAAGTTGTGTTCACAAGCCAGATTCTAGTTCTGCTGCATCTCTGCAGAGTCAGAGAGATGGTcgaatgttagaaatttctcCCTGGGCAGCTAAGTCATTGGCAAAGATTCAAAGATCTAAGTCAAGGCAAAGGGCTCTTGAGCTTCGTCATAGTGCAAAATCAGTTAAAAGTCATTCACATGATGagaataaaactgaaaataagaCAAGTGAGGGGAGTAAGACAGAAAATAAGAGTGGAGTGTTTGGTAGTGGAATTACAGGTTTTGAGATTGCTCCTGTACATAATGGCAATGCTTGTGGGTTGGAAttatttgaatcttttgatattaattatgaaaactgTGAGCTGGATGAACCAAAAGTTTGCGATTTACACAGCAAGGAAAAAG AGTTAAGTAAGGAGAAGCTCATCTCAGGACTCCTATTCTCAAGTCCACAACCTGCAAACTCCTATTCTAGTGATGACAATGTTCCCAACTATAAACCGGCTATTATATCTGAAAATGAGGAGTTACCTGCTGGTTTATTCTCTGAAGTTCAAGCTTCAAGCAACAAAAGTCTTTCAGTAGCTGGACAGTCTGTTTCGCATCAATTTCTTGTCGGTGATGCTGGATGTGCATCAAACGTTGTTCTCGAACTGGATTCTAGTGTTACATCTCCCCGATATCGGAGAAAGACAAGAAAATCAGACATTGAGCGGGGACCACTGCAGTCACTGGCAAGCATTCAAAGATCAAATTCAAGGCAACGGGCTTTAGAGATTCGCGATAGTGCAAATGTGGGTAAAAGTTTCTGTGCTGAGAAGAATGTTAGTGTATATTCTAGTGAAGTTACCGGCTCTCAAATTGCTGTGGTACAGGGTGACCAAATTTATAAGTCAGAAATAGTAAAACCTgatgattttgataatgaaagTTCTAAGGTGGATGAAGCCCAACTCTCTTGTTCCCAGGGCATGGAAAAGAGTAGCAAAATATATTCTGGTAGGTTAACCAGATCCCGTAGTTCTGGCCAACCACAAAGCTTTTTTATAAAGGAGTTCTTGCATATAGGTAGACCCACTTATTTCGAGAGATCTAGTAGGAGAAAATATGATATAGGAAGTGCCAAATCAAGTCAACAGCAGATTGAAGAGAATGCCCCTCTGTCAGGCAAAATTGGAGATCTACTAACCAACACCATGTCTGCTTCATTAAGCTTGAGG GTAGATGAAACTGCAAAATCAAATGTCAATCGAAGTCCAGTTAATGATCCTGTTGAAACTTGCCTGACTGGAGGATCTAAATCATCTCCTGTTGGGATTTCTTCAGTACAACTTGAACATTTGGACTTTGTTAAACCAGTTGAGAGCCGTCATGAAAGATCTGTGGTGGAAGAACCAAAAATAGGTGGTTTACAGGGCAAGGAGAAAGGCGGTAATGCTTATTCTGGTAGAATTACAAGATCTCAATGTTCTAGCCAGCAAGTCAGTTCTAACAGGGGCTCAGTGAATGTGAATATCAATGACCAGACTGCTAGTTCTTCAAAATCAAGAGAGCAGATCGGAAAGAAATCTATACAGTCAAAAGAAAGTTCTAAATCTGGAGATGAGGGTTCATTGCCTCAGTCTAAGCGAAGAAAGGTTAATAATCGACTAAATGACTCTCTGTCTGCTTCACTGAGCTTGAGG GTGGGCGGTGATGTACAATCAAGTGTCAGTTATAGCCCAGTTGTTGAATTGAATCAGGATGGAGGTTGCCAGATGCTAGGGGGTTCTCATTCTTCACCTAAGCTTCAAATTTCTGTG CGTCAGCTTTGCTTGGATGAGAAGAACAGAAGCGCAAATAGCCCTTTGACTTTTGTACAGGAAGAGTTAGAAGTGCCCTTTATTTCAAGTTTGGCTGATCAGACTACTGGAGATCCTAAAAGATGTTCAAATGCAGAAGCAGGAGGGACAGATCCAAGCAGTGTACCAAATTCAAGCAAACAGTGCACTATGGGAGAGAATAAAGTCTTGCTGCAG AGTGAGCTTCGcttggagaaaaagaaaagaagtgcACACACCCCTTTCACCTTTGTATTGGAAGAACTAGAAGCGCCCATTATCTCAAGTTTGGCCAATCAAGCTACTAGAGATTCTGAAGGATGTTCAAATGCGGAAGCAGGAGTGTCAGTTCCATTTAGTGTTCCTGATTCAAGTATACAGTGCACCCTGGAAGAGAATAAAGTCTTGCCATCTCTTGATGATAAATTCCAAGTGGGAAATATGGAAAACTTAACTTGTACTGAAAGAGACAAGCAGGAAAGGAAATCTCATCTGGAAGAAAATGGtgattttatgtattgttcaggtgaatttaaaactagaaagcCCATGGAGTCTATCGGTGCTGACCAAGCCATTCCTGAGTTTGAGGGATTCACTGTGGAAACAGATTATGAACAATCATGCATAGGAGAGAACATTAGCTTTGAGGAATTGAACCTACCAAAATCTACAATAGAACGTGCTAGTTTGCTTGAGCGGCTATGCAAATCTGCTTCCATGGATACCCCACTATCCCAATTCTCTACCACATATAAATTTCAGAGAGCACCGAATTTATATCAGTCAGTTCCAAATGGGCTGCTAGAGTGTGACCTGAGAAGCAGCTTTTTTGAGATGGGTGATATGGGCAAGCAACTTAAGGCCAGCAGCTTCGATGAGGATGTCAATAGTGCTTTGGAAGGAAAATCCTACTCTGATTGCTTACCATTTTCTAGTTCTCAATCTACTTGGGATATCAGGAAACCTTTTACATCTCCAGTTGGGAAACTATGGGATAGAACCACATCAAAATCTGGAAGTTCAGAGAAGCAAGGCAGCTTAAATGCAGAGCTTCCCTGCattattgaagaaaatgagaacGCACATGAGGTTGCCGATGTATTTCAAGAAGGCATAAGTTCAGAAGTGCTATCCTCTCCAGTCAAACGAGAACCGCTTGCTGACATCACAGAAGATCCTAACCTTCCAGCATGTGTTTCTAAATGTGAGATATTTGCTGCTAGAGATAGTATAGAatctataaaaacaaattacagCTTGACTGGGACTTGCAATAGGGTCAAACAAAAGCTTGAACACCATAACAGCAGCAAGAAACAACTTTCAAACAAGATGAAAGTGAGCAATGGTACAGAACCCGGAGAAAATGGGATCTACAAGTTGAGGAAATCAGTTCGAAATAGGTTCAGTAAGCCAAAATTATCTGGAAAACCCAGTTTGAGAAAAGGAGGCTCAAGTATAGCAGAAAAGGAAACGAAGCCTAATAATATTGTATCCAATCTCAATTCCTTTATTCCTCTtgttcaacgaaaacaaccagcCGCGATCATCACAG GAAAGAGGGATGTTAAAGTGAAGGCCCTAGAGGCTGCTGAGGCTGCAAAGCGTCTTGCacaagagaaagagaatgaaCGTAAGATGAAGAAGGAAGCTTTGAAAGTTGAACGAGCAAGAGTGGAGCAAGAAAATCTGAAGCAATTGGAACagcagaagaaaaagaaagaagaggagcgaaagaagaaagaagctgAGATTGCTGCCAGAAAAAGActgagagaagaagaagaaagaaaggagaaggaGCGAAAAAGAAAACGTGTCATTGATTCTTTGAAGCATCAGCGAGAGAATGAGGAAAAGATTCGCATTAAGAAAGAGAATGAAGTGAAAGGCCGGGCCATG AATGAGCGAGCAAACGAAGTGAAGGTTTCCAAGGATGAAACAGGAAAGGACAacagaaaggaaaaagaaacggTAAATGAAAATCTTGAGAAATTGCAAAAGCCTGGGAAAGGTAGCGTTGCCCGTGAAGTTTGTAAGACTTCGGCTGGTAGCGGTAATAATACAAAG GGAATTAGCAATATACTGAAACCATTAGAAAATCACAACTTTGATACCCACCAATACCAGGAAGAGTCTTATGATATTTCTCCATATAAAGGTTCagatgatgaagacgaagaagatgatgagataCCTAATACTAAATTTATTCCTTCATGGGCCAG TAAAAATCGCGTGGCAGAGGCCATTGCTTCCCAGCAAACACTGGACGCAGAAACGATTTTTCCCCGGCAGAGTTTTTGCAGAATAGTTGAAG TACTCCAGCCCCGTAGAAAACAGCTATATCCAAGTTAA